One window of the Enterobacter huaxiensis genome contains the following:
- a CDS encoding DUF1435 domain-containing protein — translation MILVIIIDVREQTMLSKALGSGWGVLLPGAVIGGLMFADLSIDVWKAMIVSGLLVTSGMIWHKQLRHFVLLPSCVALVSGILVILMSLK, via the coding sequence ATGATATTGGTTATCATTATCGATGTGAGAGAGCAAACCATGTTGAGTAAAGCGCTGGGAAGTGGTTGGGGAGTGCTTCTGCCTGGAGCAGTTATTGGCGGCCTGATGTTTGCCGATCTCTCCATCGACGTCTGGAAGGCAATGATCGTTTCTGGCTTACTGGTGACGTCCGGGATGATTTGGCACAAGCAGTTGCGGCATTTCGTGTTGTTGCCATCGTGCGTCGCGCTGGTCAGCGGGATTCTGGTAATACTGATGAGTTTGAAATAA
- a CDS encoding GGDEF domain-containing protein has product MTSQSWRSLVNKKYQLSLRLFLFLNAISAVFSVTNPLYSVRVVSAPLFAVFIISTGLLVWHWKNCSRKINIPVVSAIFGCLWAWQIASKFSLITHDQSTYLMMALLTVLFIGSLAFASNIKAFTLHSLPAFITCLWLSDHESWLRMAYSFALPMFAIGIHHVLQRRNDRFAQELLSELLEERETLTDLSMMDPLTGLYNRRGLQSRLENLPAADNGEHFVLLLDIDHFKAYNDHYGHMMGDQALIRVSAAIRDAVRSRDIVARFGGEEFMVLLSNISLELARQTAERIRQKVYDLKIPHMFNESVATNVTISIGIAMFNDEDIEQALEKADKALYEAKHSGRNSILLSEELHTA; this is encoded by the coding sequence ATGACATCACAATCCTGGCGATCTTTAGTCAACAAGAAATATCAGTTATCTTTACGTTTGTTTTTATTTTTGAATGCGATATCTGCAGTGTTCTCGGTAACAAACCCACTCTATTCAGTCCGGGTGGTATCTGCTCCGCTGTTTGCCGTATTCATCATTAGCACGGGCCTTCTTGTCTGGCACTGGAAAAACTGCTCCCGCAAAATAAATATCCCTGTTGTTTCAGCCATTTTTGGGTGTTTATGGGCGTGGCAAATCGCCTCTAAATTTTCGTTAATAACGCACGATCAGTCGACCTATTTAATGATGGCGCTATTAACGGTTCTTTTTATAGGGTCTTTGGCGTTCGCCAGTAATATCAAAGCATTTACGCTGCACTCACTTCCGGCTTTTATTACCTGCCTGTGGTTAAGCGATCATGAAAGCTGGCTAAGAATGGCTTACTCCTTTGCGCTGCCTATGTTCGCCATCGGTATCCACCATGTACTGCAGCGGCGTAACGACCGGTTCGCCCAGGAGCTGCTTTCTGAGCTGCTGGAAGAGCGTGAAACCCTTACCGATCTCAGCATGATGGACCCGCTAACCGGCCTGTATAACCGCCGCGGCCTGCAAAGCCGGCTGGAAAATCTTCCCGCCGCGGATAACGGCGAGCATTTTGTTTTACTGCTGGATATCGACCACTTCAAGGCTTACAACGACCATTACGGCCATATGATGGGCGATCAGGCGCTTATTCGTGTTTCCGCAGCGATCCGCGACGCCGTGCGCTCGCGCGATATTGTCGCTCGCTTCGGCGGGGAAGAGTTTATGGTTCTGCTGTCCAATATTTCGCTCGAACTTGCCCGCCAGACGGCGGAGCGTATTCGACAGAAAGTTTACGACCTGAAAATACCGCACATGTTTAATGAAAGCGTTGCTACCAACGTCACCATCAGCATCGGCATTGCCATGTTTAACGATGAAGACATTGAACAGGCACTGGAGAAGGCGGATAAAGCGCTTTACGAGGCAAAACACAGCGGGCGTAACAGCATTCTGCTAAGCGAAGAGTTGCACACCGCCTGA